A single window of Rhizobium indicum DNA harbors:
- a CDS encoding alpha-amylase family protein, whose product MLDARKQNTHTLRTADWFKTATRWTQLTFVEDDPEKYDPAFWIDVFKRTKSNAVCLSAGGYIAYYPSEVPYHYVSKYLGDKDIFGALVDAARKLDMHVMARVDPHAIHDDAAKAHPEWVMINADGTPRRHWAYPDVWVTNAYGDYNSVFMPEVVTEIVRKYDIDAVFANRWQGHGVDYSEDSARRFKDMSGHALPVKPDAEDPAWQAWVQWRRRVLTDMIAQWDDAVKAIRPHASFIPNMGGASLMEFDLSVIARHCPFLVVDHQGRKGLELGWSAGRNGKRIRATFPDRPVVLITSIGPEEEYRWKDAVTSGEEMQLWINDGTAHGLYAWFTKFNGVVPDKRWVEPVADAFALQAAVEPVLESMKPTAEIAVIDPSTTLRHWAPEERHSAEKHDLGLYHALVEARLPFELLSDQVLTEENLDRFKLIILANASCLSDAQNAAIRAYVDRGGSVIASYETSLRDEFGKNRPDFGLADVLGARYVSGPRGIVKNTYVALSGDHPINRGFDGAERIMGGTRLIHAEPSADAKTPFLYVPDFPDLPMEEVYPREDPKGAAVIARETGKGGRTVYIPWNIGEIFWEVFAVDHARLIANAVHWALGKTPRVTVKGKGVVDLALRENDEGLALSLFNLTNPMMMKGPIRDNYPLAAQTVSVEIPEGRSVAKAWLVVADRAASFSFGNGRAQVEVPGIDRLEVLHLTWK is encoded by the coding sequence ATGCTCGATGCCAGAAAACAGAACACCCACACGCTGAGGACGGCGGACTGGTTCAAGACCGCGACCCGCTGGACCCAGCTGACCTTCGTGGAAGACGACCCGGAGAAATACGACCCGGCCTTCTGGATCGATGTCTTCAAACGCACAAAATCGAACGCGGTCTGCCTCAGTGCCGGCGGCTATATCGCCTATTATCCGAGCGAAGTGCCTTACCACTATGTGAGCAAATATCTCGGCGACAAGGATATCTTCGGCGCGCTCGTCGACGCCGCCCGCAAACTCGACATGCATGTCATGGCCCGCGTCGACCCGCATGCGATCCATGACGATGCCGCCAAAGCCCATCCGGAATGGGTGATGATCAACGCCGACGGCACGCCGCGCCGCCACTGGGCCTATCCCGATGTCTGGGTGACCAATGCCTATGGCGACTACAACAGCGTCTTCATGCCTGAGGTGGTCACGGAGATCGTCCGCAAATACGATATCGATGCGGTCTTCGCCAATCGCTGGCAGGGCCACGGCGTCGATTATAGCGAAGACAGCGCCCGCCGCTTCAAGGACATGTCCGGCCACGCCCTGCCCGTAAAACCCGATGCCGAGGATCCCGCCTGGCAGGCCTGGGTACAATGGCGCCGCCGCGTGCTTACCGACATGATCGCCCAATGGGACGATGCCGTCAAAGCGATCCGCCCGCATGCGAGCTTCATTCCGAACATGGGCGGCGCGTCGCTGATGGAATTCGACCTCTCGGTCATCGCCAGGCACTGCCCCTTTCTCGTCGTCGACCATCAGGGCCGCAAGGGCCTCGAGCTCGGCTGGTCGGCTGGCCGCAACGGCAAGCGCATCCGCGCCACCTTCCCCGACCGCCCGGTCGTGCTGATCACCTCGATCGGCCCGGAGGAGGAATATCGCTGGAAGGATGCCGTCACCTCGGGTGAGGAGATGCAGCTCTGGATCAATGACGGCACCGCCCACGGCCTCTATGCCTGGTTCACCAAGTTCAACGGCGTCGTGCCCGACAAACGCTGGGTCGAGCCGGTGGCCGACGCATTCGCCCTGCAGGCAGCCGTGGAGCCAGTGCTGGAAAGCATGAAGCCGACCGCCGAAATCGCCGTCATCGATCCCTCGACGACGCTGCGCCACTGGGCGCCGGAAGAGCGGCATTCCGCCGAGAAGCACGATCTGGGTCTCTACCACGCCCTCGTTGAAGCCCGCCTGCCCTTCGAGCTGCTCTCTGACCAGGTGCTGACCGAGGAAAATCTCGACCGCTTCAAGCTGATCATTCTCGCCAACGCCTCCTGCCTTTCGGATGCGCAGAACGCGGCGATCCGCGCCTATGTCGATCGTGGCGGCAGCGTCATTGCCTCTTATGAGACCTCGCTGCGTGACGAATTCGGCAAGAATCGTCCCGACTTCGGCCTGGCCGACGTGCTCGGCGCCAGATACGTCTCCGGCCCGCGCGGCATCGTCAAGAACACCTATGTCGCCCTTTCCGGCGATCACCCGATCAATCGGGGTTTCGACGGCGCCGAACGCATCATGGGCGGCACCCGCCTGATCCACGCCGAACCGTCGGCCGATGCGAAGACGCCCTTCCTCTACGTCCCCGACTTTCCCGATCTGCCGATGGAAGAGGTCTATCCGCGTGAAGACCCGAAAGGTGCTGCCGTCATCGCCCGCGAGACTGGCAAGGGTGGCCGCACGGTCTATATTCCCTGGAACATCGGCGAGATCTTCTGGGAGGTCTTTGCGGTCGACCACGCCCGTCTCATCGCCAACGCCGTCCATTGGGCACTCGGCAAGACGCCGCGCGTCACCGTCAAGGGCAAGGGCGTCGTCGATCTGGCGTTGCGCGAAAACGATGAGGGCCTGGCGCTCAGCCTCTTCAACCTTACCAATCCGATGATGATGAAAGGCCCGATCCGCGACAATTACCCTCTGGCAGCGCAGACCGTTTCGGTGGAGATTCCGGAGGGCCGATCGGTGGCGAAGGCCTGGCTCGTTGTTGCCGACCGCGCCGCAAGCTTCAGCTTCGGGAATGGCCGCGCGCAGGTTGAGGTGCCTGGTATCGATCGGCTGGAGGTCCTGCATCTCACCTGGAAATGA
- a CDS encoding ABC transporter substrate-binding protein, giving the protein MIKLKRRAFLAGTSAALILPALPVFAADFKEADILKAKVSSGALPGLKERLPENPLVVKPVESVGKYGGDWNMALVGGGSLSMLFRYQAYEPLLRYTPDWSGVTLNVAESFEGDADSKVYTIRLRKGMKWSDGHPYTTADIKFWYDTVFTDKRVAFVGQDHWKSGGKPAKLEIVDEQTFKVTFDKPNGLFPLQVAWANNDQTTRTPKHYLEQFHIDFNPKADELAKQRGFESWIASFQAAAGFQDDNAFFLNSSKKPCVHAWMFTIAPGENTERAVAERNPYYWKVDTEGNQLPYMDRIVYQMVADPQVLLLKAMQGEVDLMDQYIATPNNKSVLYDAREQGGYDFYTLTSTEANVMNFIFNLNHNDETKRKLFRNKDFRAALSTALDRQSLIDAVLVGQGAPAQPSVKKEDPLYNEQLATQFTAYDVDKANAMLDQLVPKRDDQNFRLDEKGRRLTIIFEIDQARAVFLDLFQLVIPMFQAVGIDAQMRSMDRSLWETRVRQGRDFDATAHQFGANGGVAAMLDPRYYVPTDANAMYAPAWQLWYRDRANANAEEPPESTKNQLALYDKLKATSDASGQREVMKQILQGAADNFYVFGISLPPDGYGVVKNNMKNVTKIMPNSFGWPTPAPTMPEQFYKV; this is encoded by the coding sequence ATGATCAAGCTGAAACGACGTGCGTTTCTGGCCGGGACGTCGGCCGCCCTGATATTGCCGGCCCTGCCGGTTTTCGCCGCTGACTTCAAGGAAGCGGATATCCTGAAAGCGAAAGTGTCGAGCGGCGCCCTGCCGGGTCTGAAGGAGCGGCTTCCTGAAAATCCGCTCGTCGTCAAACCGGTCGAAAGCGTCGGCAAGTACGGCGGCGACTGGAACATGGCGCTGGTCGGCGGCGGGTCGCTGTCGATGCTGTTCCGCTACCAGGCCTACGAGCCGCTGTTGCGCTATACGCCCGACTGGTCTGGCGTGACGCTGAATGTCGCTGAGTCCTTCGAGGGCGACGCCGACTCCAAGGTCTATACGATCCGCCTGCGCAAGGGCATGAAATGGTCGGACGGCCATCCCTACACCACCGCCGACATCAAGTTCTGGTACGACACCGTTTTCACCGACAAGCGCGTCGCCTTCGTCGGCCAGGATCATTGGAAGTCCGGCGGCAAGCCGGCCAAGCTGGAGATCGTCGATGAGCAGACCTTCAAGGTCACCTTCGACAAGCCGAACGGCCTGTTCCCACTGCAGGTCGCCTGGGCAAACAACGACCAGACGACGCGCACACCGAAACATTATCTCGAGCAGTTCCACATCGACTTCAATCCGAAGGCCGATGAACTCGCCAAACAACGCGGTTTCGAAAGCTGGATCGCCTCCTTCCAGGCGGCCGCCGGTTTCCAGGATGACAACGCCTTCTTCCTGAACTCCTCGAAGAAGCCCTGCGTGCACGCCTGGATGTTCACCATAGCGCCCGGCGAAAACACCGAGCGCGCCGTTGCCGAGCGCAATCCCTACTATTGGAAGGTCGATACCGAGGGCAACCAGCTGCCCTATATGGACCGCATCGTCTACCAGATGGTCGCCGACCCGCAGGTTCTGTTGCTGAAGGCCATGCAGGGCGAAGTCGACCTGATGGACCAGTATATCGCCACGCCGAACAACAAGTCGGTTCTCTACGATGCGCGTGAGCAGGGCGGCTATGATTTCTACACGCTGACTTCGACCGAAGCCAATGTGATGAATTTCATCTTCAACCTGAACCACAACGACGAGACCAAGCGGAAGCTCTTCCGGAACAAGGATTTCCGTGCGGCACTCTCGACAGCACTCGACCGGCAGTCGCTGATCGATGCGGTGCTCGTCGGCCAGGGCGCGCCTGCCCAGCCGTCGGTCAAGAAGGAGGACCCGCTCTACAACGAGCAGCTCGCCACGCAGTTCACGGCCTATGACGTCGACAAGGCGAATGCCATGCTCGACCAGCTCGTGCCGAAGCGCGACGACCAGAACTTCCGCCTCGACGAAAAGGGCCGCCGCCTGACGATCATCTTCGAGATCGACCAGGCGCGCGCCGTCTTCCTCGATCTCTTCCAGCTGGTGATCCCGATGTTCCAGGCGGTCGGCATCGATGCACAGATGCGCTCGATGGACCGTTCGCTCTGGGAAACGCGCGTCCGTCAAGGCCGTGATTTCGATGCGACCGCCCACCAGTTCGGCGCAAATGGCGGCGTCGCCGCCATGCTCGACCCGCGCTATTACGTGCCGACCGATGCCAACGCCATGTATGCCCCGGCCTGGCAGCTCTGGTATCGCGACCGCGCCAATGCCAATGCTGAGGAACCGCCGGAAAGCACGAAGAACCAGCTTGCGCTCTACGACAAGCTGAAGGCGACCTCCGACGCATCAGGCCAACGCGAGGTCATGAAGCAGATCCTGCAAGGCGCCGCCGACAATTTTTATGTCTTCGGCATCTCGCTGCCGCCCGACGGATACGGCGTCGTCAAGAACAACATGAAAAACGTCACGAAGATCATGCCGAACTCTTTCGGCTGGCCGACGCCCGCTCCGACCATGCCGGAGCAGTTCTACAAGGTCTGA
- a CDS encoding LacI family DNA-binding transcriptional regulator: MGSRGRVTLQTIAREVGLSKYAVSRSLAGKSGVSEETRALIRETAQRLGYTKPTGQGTAGEVAVVFHDLDAINSELYMQVQNGVQREAHRLGMTLRVRWTHDSGQLEELARTCDGLMLVGPHAREAVAAVSATGVPIVRFGWVDALEQIDHVGGTDHEAGQAVLEYLVGLGHRSIVYVYGMPGLRGRQERHYGAREIAERYPDVALHVMQFDEENGFSAAFRALVEKGIRPTAFFCAHDGLALTVVSELLGQGYRIPDDISVVGFGDYSPATQISPALTTVRMEGQECGAVGLRLLLERIENPRLPGMPARRIMIASRIIERRSAGPCKAAASVDAAEV; this comes from the coding sequence GTGGGAAGCAGGGGCCGAGTTACATTGCAGACGATCGCGCGGGAGGTCGGCCTGTCAAAATACGCCGTGTCGCGGTCGCTTGCCGGCAAGAGCGGCGTCAGCGAAGAAACGCGCGCGCTGATCCGCGAGACGGCGCAGCGCCTCGGCTATACCAAGCCCACCGGGCAGGGTACTGCCGGCGAGGTCGCGGTCGTCTTTCACGATCTCGATGCCATCAACAGTGAGCTCTATATGCAGGTGCAGAACGGTGTGCAGCGCGAGGCTCATCGGCTTGGCATGACGCTGCGCGTACGCTGGACCCATGATTCCGGCCAGTTGGAAGAGCTGGCGCGCACTTGCGACGGGCTGATGCTCGTCGGTCCGCATGCCCGTGAGGCCGTGGCGGCGGTGAGTGCCACCGGCGTTCCAATCGTGCGTTTCGGCTGGGTAGATGCGCTCGAACAGATCGACCATGTCGGCGGCACCGACCATGAGGCAGGGCAGGCGGTGCTGGAGTATCTGGTCGGGCTCGGCCATCGGTCCATCGTTTACGTCTATGGCATGCCGGGCCTGCGGGGGCGCCAGGAGCGGCATTACGGTGCCCGCGAAATCGCCGAACGTTATCCGGATGTTGCGCTTCATGTTATGCAGTTCGACGAAGAGAATGGCTTCAGTGCGGCCTTCCGAGCGCTCGTGGAAAAGGGCATCCGGCCGACGGCTTTTTTTTGCGCCCATGACGGGCTGGCACTGACCGTGGTTTCCGAGCTGCTCGGTCAGGGATACCGCATTCCCGACGATATTTCGGTCGTCGGTTTCGGCGACTACTCGCCGGCAACGCAGATCTCGCCGGCGCTGACGACGGTGAGGATGGAGGGGCAGGAATGCGGGGCGGTCGGGCTGCGGCTCTTGCTCGAGCGCATCGAGAATCCACGCCTGCCCGGCATGCCGGCGCGGCGCATCATGATTGCCTCGCGCATCATCGAGCGCCGCTCGGCCGGACCCTGCAAGGCGGCGGCGAGCGTCGATGCCGCCGAGGTTTAA
- a CDS encoding TIM barrel protein, whose translation MRRYSACIEWLFAEEGDSFPDRIRRAHAAGLTAIEFWRWTGKDLDAIEAALKETGLAVSSLVAEPMIALTDAANRQAWLKGLAESVSVAKRLGAPVLIAQAGDDLPGLSREEQRRALTETLRAGADILKGSGVRLGVEPLNIRIDHVGYFLDSTREGLDIIDDVARPEIGIVYDIYHSAVMDERTEEVLNGRLDRIIHVHVADHPGRNEPGSGGIDLAQRLGWIFANGYDGAVGLEYRPTRPGADAVKAAIASLGG comes from the coding sequence ATGCGACGTTATTCAGCCTGCATAGAGTGGCTGTTTGCCGAAGAGGGCGACAGCTTTCCCGATCGCATCCGCCGCGCCCATGCGGCCGGCCTGACGGCGATCGAATTCTGGCGCTGGACCGGCAAGGATCTGGATGCGATCGAGGCGGCGCTGAAGGAAACCGGTCTTGCCGTCTCCAGCCTCGTCGCCGAACCGATGATCGCGCTGACCGACGCCGCAAATCGGCAGGCCTGGCTGAAAGGCCTTGCCGAATCCGTCAGTGTCGCGAAGCGTCTCGGCGCGCCGGTGCTGATTGCCCAGGCGGGCGACGATCTCCCAGGCTTGAGCCGCGAAGAACAGCGCCGGGCGCTTACCGAAACGCTGAGAGCCGGCGCCGATATCCTCAAGGGTAGCGGTGTCCGCCTCGGCGTCGAGCCGCTCAACATCCGCATCGACCATGTCGGCTATTTCCTCGATTCGACCCGCGAAGGTCTCGACATCATCGATGACGTCGCCCGCCCCGAGATCGGTATCGTCTACGACATCTACCATTCCGCCGTGATGGACGAGCGCACCGAGGAGGTGTTGAACGGCCGTCTCGACCGTATCATCCACGTCCATGTCGCCGATCACCCCGGCCGCAACGAACCGGGTTCCGGCGGCATCGACCTTGCTCAACGCCTCGGCTGGATCTTCGCCAACGGCTATGACGGCGCCGTCGGTCTGGAATACCGGCCGACCAGGCCGGGCGCGGATGCGGTCAAGGCCGCGATTGCTTCACTCGGCGGTTAA
- a CDS encoding SDR family NAD(P)-dependent oxidoreductase, whose protein sequence is MDLGLKGKTAVITGASVGIGLAIAEGLAAEGADLVLAARGGERLEAEAARIAEKYGVSAAAVAADVATVAGTEAIIAAAAEKGGADILINNAGTGSNETVMEAPDEKWQDYWDLHVMAAVRLARGIAPQMKQRGGGVILHNASICAVQPLWYEPIYNVSKSALMMFSKTLSTELIKDNIRVNCVNAGLILTPDWIKTAKQLTAETGGNWEGYLQSVANEHAASKRFGTPEELANVFVFLSSERASYCIGSTYFVDGGMLKTI, encoded by the coding sequence ATGGATCTCGGACTGAAGGGAAAGACTGCCGTCATAACAGGTGCGTCGGTCGGCATCGGGCTGGCGATCGCCGAGGGGCTGGCGGCTGAGGGCGCCGACCTTGTGCTGGCAGCCCGTGGCGGCGAACGGCTCGAGGCGGAAGCCGCCCGTATCGCCGAGAAGTACGGCGTCAGCGCGGCCGCTGTCGCGGCCGATGTGGCGACGGTTGCTGGAACCGAGGCGATCATCGCGGCGGCGGCCGAAAAAGGTGGCGCCGATATCCTCATCAACAATGCCGGCACCGGATCGAACGAGACGGTGATGGAGGCGCCCGACGAGAAGTGGCAGGACTATTGGGACCTGCATGTGATGGCCGCCGTGCGGCTGGCGCGCGGAATCGCGCCGCAGATGAAGCAACGCGGCGGCGGGGTGATCCTGCACAATGCCTCGATCTGCGCCGTCCAGCCACTCTGGTACGAGCCGATCTACAATGTCAGCAAGTCGGCGCTGATGATGTTTTCGAAGACGCTTTCGACCGAGCTCATCAAGGACAATATCCGCGTCAACTGCGTCAATGCCGGCCTGATCCTGACGCCCGACTGGATCAAGACCGCCAAGCAATTGACGGCGGAAACCGGCGGCAATTGGGAAGGCTACCTGCAGAGCGTCGCCAACGAGCACGCCGCCTCCAAACGCTTCGGCACGCCCGAGGAGCTGGCCAACGTCTTCGTCTTCCTGAGTTCGGAGCGTGCGAGCTATTGCATCGGCTCGACCTATTTCGTCGATGGCGGCATGCTGAAGACGATCTGA
- a CDS encoding RrF2 family transcriptional regulator, which produces MLTKKGKYGLKALVDLARLAPGETAFINDIAARNNIPKKFLDTILLELRNVGILRSKKGPGGGYSLSRPATEIRIGHVIRTLDGPLAPIRCASRTAYEACDDCADPETCQVRRSMTDVRDAIAAILDNMTLEQFVADGGSIDGAKEEFPISAAS; this is translated from the coding sequence ATGCTGACGAAAAAGGGAAAATACGGGCTGAAAGCGCTGGTCGACCTGGCGCGGCTGGCGCCGGGTGAGACCGCCTTCATCAACGACATCGCGGCCCGCAACAATATCCCGAAGAAGTTTCTCGATACGATCCTGCTCGAACTGCGGAATGTCGGCATCCTGCGCTCGAAGAAGGGGCCGGGCGGCGGCTATTCTCTGTCGCGGCCGGCAACCGAAATCCGCATCGGCCATGTCATTCGCACGCTTGACGGGCCGTTGGCGCCGATCCGCTGCGCCAGCCGTACGGCTTACGAGGCCTGCGACGACTGCGCCGATCCCGAGACCTGTCAGGTGCGGCGCTCGATGACCGATGTTCGGGACGCGATCGCCGCCATTCTCGACAATATGACCCTCGAGCAATTCGTCGCCGATGGCGGCAGCATCGACGGCGCCAAGGAAGAATTCCCGATCTCCGCCGCCAGCTGA
- a CDS encoding monooxygenase, protein MGTVSQFHESLRPPAHRIESEEEAISTARDLAASFRHQASERDINRILPFSELDALSVSGLTAITVPPDHEGLDVSNALLAEIVAIIAEGDASIGEALENHFCVLETLRTQAAEDLKASLFARVLLGDRFAGAAFTDGTELTAEGPGYRLSGRTRQAPGILFADWIAAAATAPPSRPVTLYLAPGEEGVQVVDDWDGFGQRTNGSATAIVGTLHVNADAIAPAPSSGYSTGISLGLLLKAGVSLGIARAAWSDLMTAIGDRSTTVLPQIGERAIRIEATAAALERAGRKLDIAQVNPVEAAMADAHFSASAAAILAGETALDTANALFELAGETSASIGLNLDRHWRNARIHALSLPRDKLVHTAGEYMSEPGRV, encoded by the coding sequence ATGGGAACGGTATCGCAGTTTCATGAGAGCCTGAGGCCTCCCGCGCATCGCATCGAAAGCGAAGAGGAGGCGATATCCACGGCCCGCGACCTCGCCGCCTCATTCCGGCATCAGGCGAGCGAACGTGATATCAACCGCATCCTGCCCTTTTCCGAGCTTGACGCGCTGTCGGTATCAGGGCTGACGGCAATCACTGTTCCGCCTGACCATGAAGGGCTCGACGTGTCGAACGCCCTGCTCGCCGAAATCGTTGCAATCATCGCCGAGGGCGATGCCTCGATCGGCGAGGCGCTGGAAAATCACTTTTGCGTACTGGAAACGCTCCGCACCCAGGCTGCCGAGGATTTGAAGGCATCGCTGTTTGCCCGTGTGCTGCTCGGCGACCGCTTCGCGGGCGCCGCCTTCACCGACGGGACCGAACTGACCGCCGAAGGCCCGGGCTACCGCCTGAGCGGGCGCACGCGTCAGGCGCCCGGTATTCTATTCGCCGACTGGATCGCCGCTGCCGCCACCGCTCCGCCCAGCCGCCCGGTGACACTCTACCTCGCACCCGGTGAAGAAGGCGTGCAGGTGGTCGACGATTGGGACGGCTTCGGCCAGCGCACCAATGGATCGGCGACGGCGATCGTCGGAACGCTTCATGTCAATGCCGATGCGATTGCGCCTGCTCCCTCCTCCGGATATTCGACCGGCATCTCGCTCGGCCTGCTGCTCAAGGCGGGCGTCAGCCTGGGCATCGCCCGGGCCGCATGGAGCGACCTAATGACTGCAATTGGCGATCGCAGCACGACCGTCCTTCCCCAGATCGGCGAACGCGCCATCCGCATCGAAGCGACGGCGGCAGCCTTGGAACGGGCTGGCCGCAAACTCGACATTGCCCAGGTCAATCCTGTGGAGGCAGCGATGGCGGACGCGCATTTTTCCGCCTCGGCGGCCGCAATCCTTGCCGGGGAAACGGCGCTCGACACAGCAAACGCGCTGTTCGAACTTGCAGGAGAAACATCGGCCAGTATCGGCCTCAATCTCGACCGCCATTGGCGCAACGCCCGCATTCACGCGCTATCGCTGCCGCGGGATAAGCTGGTGCATACCGCAGGCGAATATATGTCGGAGCCCGGCAGGGTCTAA
- a CDS encoding metallophosphoesterase family protein: protein MSDSRARNSEVSKMARQPRPRLTLDIAAMPTYAIGDIHGRYDLLVKAEAAILRDGAQLPGRKLIVTLGDYIDRGPESSQVITHLMEPPPDGFDRICLAGNHEIAMLDYIDGWISYDDWMQMGSAESLKSYGLDPEHLPLVFPTGAKLDVFIRQSLPRTHIDFMRAMPVLLETPSVIFVHAGINPKLPLDRQTDEDLVLIRQRFLESRVPLPKLVVHGHTPNDKPDIRPRRLNIDTRAYRSGKLTVARLWQGKVHLFST, encoded by the coding sequence ATGAGCGACTCTCGTGCTCGCAACAGCGAGGTTTCGAAAATGGCGCGCCAGCCGAGACCGCGTCTGACGCTGGATATTGCCGCTATGCCAACCTATGCGATCGGCGACATTCACGGTCGGTACGATCTGCTTGTGAAAGCCGAGGCGGCGATCCTGCGCGATGGCGCGCAGTTGCCCGGGCGTAAGCTGATCGTCACGCTCGGCGACTATATCGACCGCGGCCCGGAATCGTCACAGGTCATCACCCATCTCATGGAGCCACCGCCTGATGGATTCGACCGCATCTGCCTTGCCGGCAATCACGAAATCGCCATGCTCGACTATATCGACGGCTGGATCTCCTATGACGATTGGATGCAGATGGGGTCGGCGGAGTCGCTCAAATCCTATGGCCTCGATCCGGAGCATCTGCCGCTGGTCTTCCCCACCGGCGCGAAGCTCGATGTCTTCATCCGCCAGTCGCTGCCGCGTACGCATATCGATTTCATGCGGGCGATGCCTGTCCTGCTGGAAACCCCAAGCGTGATTTTCGTGCATGCCGGCATCAATCCGAAACTGCCGCTCGACAGGCAGACGGACGAGGATCTGGTCCTCATCCGCCAGCGGTTTCTCGAAAGCCGGGTGCCGTTACCAAAACTCGTCGTTCACGGCCATACACCGAACGACAAACCCGACATACGGCCGAGGCGGCTCAATATCGATACGCGCGCCTATCGCAGCGGCAAACTCACCGTCGCCCGCTTGTGGCAGGGCAAGGTGCATCTGTTTTCGACCTGA